Genomic segment of Candidatus Hydrogenedentota bacterium:
TGAATGGGCTTTGCGGACGTCGCAGCGCCAACACCATGCCTTCGCCAAGATCGTTCCGGTCGAACTGCCACGCTGACCACACATCGTCGGTTAACGAAAAAGTCAGCAGCGGATAGAAGTCGCCCAAGAAATATTTCCGCACGGCAGTGATTTCGTCCATTCGCGCCTTCAACCAATCGACTGGGAAGTGCTTGGTAATGTCGCGCTCGAATTCCACCATGATCATCACGATCCCAGGCCCGAGCGCGCTGCGAAACACATACGTGTCCGGACGGTCGCACGCACCCGTGCTCAGCGGCACCCACAGCCCCAGGCCTTGGGTTTGCCCTTGCATGGCCGTGACGCCAAAGTCTTGCCAGCACTGCACGTCGCTGCGCCACAGCGGAATGCTTCGCGAGATCGTTTCCAGGTCAATGCGGCGTCCACCGCTTGAGCAATTGTCGATGAGCAAGCCGGGATGCCGCGCGCGCAACTCGTCCCACATCGCATACATGCCCGTGATGTGACGGATTTCGCTGATGCCGACGCGGTCAGACGCGTCCGCGGCTTCCCAATACGGACGCGGGTCCATGTTGAAGTCTTGCCGGTAACACCCGACATGTCCTTCGTCGATCAATTGGGACAGGAAGTCGGTCAGCATCTGACGCGCCTCAGGATTCCCGAGATTAAACAGGAAGTTACTGCCAATGGGACCCATCATGTAACCGGGGTACTCCTTTGTCCACGGCGTACCCGCGACCACGCGCTCCACTTCGAGCCACAGCAGGAAGCCCATCCCCATATCGTTGAGTGCCTTGCCCACCGGCGCAAGACCATTGGGGAAGTAGCCGGGATTGGCATGCCAGTCTCCCGTGTACGCGCCCCAATTGCTGTTGAATACGTTAGCCCCTTCTTTCGGCGTATCCTGGCCGTACCACCCCGCATCGACCCACAGGAACTCAAGGGGCAATCCCTGGTCTTTCCACCACTTTCCGTGAGCGATGTGCTTGTCGGCGAAGTTGCCGCCCCACGTGGCATTGCAGATGGGCGCCTGCGCCGGTTTGCCGTTCACGGTCGGCGTGTGGTGTTTCAAGATAAACTGTCGCAGCAGATTGTGGCCCCGTAAGCGGTCTCCCTGCCAGAACAGCAACATCATCCGAGGCGACCGCACTTCTTCACCGGGAAGCAGCTTGAAATGCGTACGGCGCATGCCAGCGCGCATGCGAAGCTCGGTATCGGTGCGGTAGAAGTCCGCCGCCCAATCCCCTGTCCAGCCAATTGCCGCCATGACACCGTGATCCATCATGTCGGCATTGAAGAAGGGAAGCGTCCCGCATGAGGAGCGCCCCTGCTTGGACTCCAAGTGCAGCGGGTTGCCCTCGCCGATCCAGCCGCCTTGAGGATCGTCCGCATTCGGACCCAGCGACGTGGTGTGGGGCGCGAAATCGTCTAGCCTGCATTCGCTGCCGTTGGCGTAGTGAATACGCGCCTGTCCTGCCCTCTCCAGCGGCAACCCGCCGTCGAGCGCGCGAATGTCCTGAAGGATCGGCGTATCCGCCGCCCCCGTGTTTTTGAAGTAGAGCACCCATTCCACGGCGGGCGAGAGCGCGTCCTTGAACGACGTCACTTCCGCGCGAATCTCCAACCCCGAGGCGGGGTCGCGCCACATGATGACTGTCGTCTTTGATGCGTCAGATTCGGGCCCCTCGGCAAAGGCCGGCTTCCAAGCAGGCAGCACTTCTGACGAAGGCTTGCCGCCAAACGTGAACGAGAACGGCGGAGTAAACTCGCGCTTCTCTTGGCCGATGCCAAAAGCCTGATTTGCCCACGCATCGCGCGCGGCAATCTCGGCATCCACTACCGGGACGCCAAGCAGCAAGTGCGAAATAACGATCAACGAAACCATGAGAATACCCCCCAAACTGGACGCATTGAACTCCTCAGAGACTGCCCGTTCACAACGGCACTTCGCGCCGATCTATATCTGTGAAGCTGAGTCCGCCTCCGGCGGACGAAGCATCTGGCACACGACTGGCTTTTCTAATGCCCACTGGTTTGCTGTGGCGATAAGGCTCAAAACCGAATCGGCAATGTGCTTAGTTCACCGGACTCCAGATTCATAACGGCAATGCGATGATTGTTGGTGTCTGCTATGTACAACGCGCCCTTGTGAACGGCGATTCCACCCGGCTCATTCAGAGCCCCGCCGATACCTCTTCCGCAACCGGGCCGGCCCGTACCCGCAACGTTGGACACCGACATTTCCTTGGGATACAAGACTTTGACCCGGTGGTTATACGAATCCGCCACATAGAGGCGGTCTTCATACCATTGAACGCCCATCGGGTGCTGCAGTCGCGTAGCCGTGAATCGGCCAACTTCATCACCAAACTCAAATAGGCCGCGGCCTACCAATGTCTCCATATAACCGGAAGACAGAAGGTTCGCCCGACGTATAGCGCCCGTTTCGCTGTCGGCTATGTACAGGAAATCGCCACCGTGCGAAATACCGCTCGGTTGAGCCAGATGCGCCGATGGCCCCGCCCCATCGGATAGGCCTTCTATGCCTGATCCCGCAAACGGACGCAGGTTGCGCGACTCGATTGCGCCGCGCCAAACCTGATGCGATCCCGCCATCGCAATAAACAGCATGCCGTCGACGATTTCCAGATCCCACGGCGAACTCAGAAGCGTATCCATGCCGCCCGACATGGTCCGATAATCGCCCCGTTCGCCGCCCCCGGCAAACTTAAACACATACCGCTTACCCAGGTCGCATTCTCGGACGGCGTGATTCCCCGTGTCCGCGACATAGAGCCGTCCATTGGACACGGCGAGTCCTTGCGGTTTGCGGAAGGTAGCCTGTTCAAACGAGCCGTCCGCCAATCCGGTCTTACCCGATCCGATGCACTCAAGCATCTTCCCATCCAGTGAGCAGACGACAATCCGATTATGGCCCGTGTCGCTGACGAATACGCGCTCCGATGCCGGATCAATGCAGATCTTTCCTGGATAAAGCAGGGAATCCGATTGAGCGACCGGCTCTTCCAACACGTACGAGAATGGCGATTCATCCAGGTTGCCCAGTTCGCGGCACGTTTTCACAAGCGCGGCAATCCGCCGATCCAGCTCTTTGAAATGGCCTTCACCCGCAAAAGCGGCCACCACTTCACCCTCAGGATCGATCAGGCACAGGGTCGGCCAAGCGCGCACTGCCGACGTACGCCAAAGAACCAGATCTTCATCGTTGGCCACCGCGTGGCGAATGCCATATTGCTCAATAATCCGGCCAAGGCGATCCGAAGACTTTTCGTTGGGATACTTAGGAGAATGAATGCTGACAATTACGAGCGCGTCCGAGTAGCTTTCCTCCAAGCGGCCCAAATCGGTCAGGACGTGCATGCAATTGACCGAGCACGAGGTCCAGAAGTGGAGAAGGACGATCTTTCCGCGCAGCTCAGATAACCGCAGCGGCTTATCTACATTGAACCACGCAGAAGCCCCGTCCAGTTCCGGAGCCTGCCCAAACGTCTCATAGTGACCGCCACCACTCATCATAGAGCGAGGGTATCGAAACGGATGGCCGGTTTCAATGCCCGTGTACGGACACCGCATACTCGGTTCTCCCGCTCGTGAGTTCAGACAATTACGCGCAATTTGAATGACCCCGAAAGGACTTGGATTTCGGGCTTGCCGAGTCCGTATACTTACCCGTAAATCTATGCACGAGCAGGCGCCTCCACTCATGAACGAAGCGAAACCACTCAAAGCGACAATCCGCCCCGTGGGAAGCCTTGGCGAAGCAACCTTGGAAATCCGCGGCACCGTGCTTGTCTACCATCAGTCCGGTTGGGCGGGCAGCGCCACCGTGTTCATTCCCGTCGAGTGGATATCCATCAGCGAAACCATGCGGAGAGATAACCGCCGCCTGGTGCGCGCTGTCTTCTTCTTCCTCATTGTTGCGGTACTGTTCGGTGTCATGGATGCCGCGCTCCACGTACTGTCCGGCGATGTCCTGCCCTGGGTCTTGACGGCACTCGGAGCGCCAGCGGCATTCTTCGTATTCGTCGGCGCGTTTTGGCTCGCGACATGGGGGCGCCGGCGTCCCGCGATGCTGCTCTGGGTGAATTCGGAACCCGCGCCCCAACATATCGAGTTCTGGCGCGCGCGAAAACATGACGAAGACCTGGAGACCTTGATGGAGCGCCTAAAGGAACTCTCCTCGCGCATCCGCGACTACACGTCGTTCCCGTTGCAGACGAGCCACACCTGGTATCGGCTTAGGCCCCTGCGCGCGCTTGTTATCAAAGGACTTATGATTAGCGTCTTGCTCTATGCCCCCGTGGCGCTATTGAGCGAATACATAAACCAGCCCGCGCTGATGCTCTTCCTGCTCGCCCCTCCCGGCGTATACCTGGCGCGGTATCTCTTCGAGGAAGTCCGGTCCCTCTCAGAACCCAGGGCATTTCGCGCGGCCGTGCGCTCCTACAACCGGGGCGAGGCCGCCCGAGCCAGTGCGCTGCTCCGGACCGTCATTGCCGAACACCCCCGGCACATCGAAGCCCTCATGCTTTCCGCCTATGCCGACATCGAATTGAACGACTTTCCGCGCGCCTTCGAACTCTGCCGGGCGCTTGCCGCCGCCGATTCCGAACTGGCCGACGAATTCGTAAAAGAGGTTTGGGCCCTCAAACGCATGCACGACCGCATGCAAATCGACGTGTGACTCTCCACCCCCTTTCCCCGCCCCCACCGGATGGCGTTGTGTCCGCGAACGTATTGTGATATAACAATCCCGGAAAGGCGCGTTGTGGCGCCTGGTGTTCCTGGCTCTTGGTGCTGATTGTTATCAAAGTCCTGCTTGACGTGAAACCTACCTCAATGCGAATCCTTGGTCAATCCTCCACCATAGCAGTCGTGACCCCGTTGATTTCTTGGTGATGTAAATGAAAAGGATCGCATGATGAACATCTATGTAGGCAACCTCTCGTACGCAACGACGGAATCCGATCTCCGGAAGACCTTTGAAGCCTATGGCCGGGTCGATTCCGCTCGCGTTATCGTCGACAAGTTCACGAACAAGTCCAAAGGCTTCGGATTCGTCGAAATGTCGAATTCCTCCGAAGCGCAGGCTGCCATCAATGCCCTTAACGGCAAGCAGCAGGATGGACGCGCGTTGAACGTCAACGAAGCCCGCCCGAAGACCGAAGGCGGCGGCGGTGGCGGCGGCGGACGCGGCGGATACCGCGGTCGCTAGTTCTCTCCGCGAATCGAATCGCAAGTAGAAACCGCCCGGCGCGAGAATCGCCGGGCGGTTTTTCATGCCTGCGCAAATTGATGGTTAGACTTGGAACGGTGCGCCCTTGGGATCGACAAAGGTGTCGCGACCGATGCGCGGCGTGTAGTACTCGTAGCAGTCGTCGAATTTACCTTGCGCCTTGAGCAATCGCAGATAACGGA
This window contains:
- a CDS encoding alpha-galactosidase, producing the protein MVSLIVISHLLLGVPVVDAEIAARDAWANQAFGIGQEKREFTPPFSFTFGGKPSSEVLPAWKPAFAEGPESDASKTTVIMWRDPASGLEIRAEVTSFKDALSPAVEWVLYFKNTGAADTPILQDIRALDGGLPLERAGQARIHYANGSECRLDDFAPHTTSLGPNADDPQGGWIGEGNPLHLESKQGRSSCGTLPFFNADMMDHGVMAAIGWTGDWAADFYRTDTELRMRAGMRRTHFKLLPGEEVRSPRMMLLFWQGDRLRGHNLLRQFILKHHTPTVNGKPAQAPICNATWGGNFADKHIAHGKWWKDQGLPLEFLWVDAGWYGQDTPKEGANVFNSNWGAYTGDWHANPGYFPNGLAPVGKALNDMGMGFLLWLEVERVVAGTPWTKEYPGYMMGPIGSNFLFNLGNPEARQMLTDFLSQLIDEGHVGCYRQDFNMDPRPYWEAADASDRVGISEIRHITGMYAMWDELRARHPGLLIDNCSSGGRRIDLETISRSIPLWRSDVQCWQDFGVTAMQGQTQGLGLWVPLSTGACDRPDTYVFRSALGPGIVMIMVEFERDITKHFPVDWLKARMDEITAVRKYFLGDFYPLLTFSLTDDVWSAWQFDRNDLGEGMVLALRRPQSPF
- a CDS encoding alkyl hydroperoxide reductase, with the translated sequence MRCPYTGIETGHPFRYPRSMMSGGGHYETFGQAPELDGASAWFNVDKPLRLSELRGKIVLLHFWTSCSVNCMHVLTDLGRLEESYSDALVIVSIHSPKYPNEKSSDRLGRIIEQYGIRHAVANDEDLVLWRTSAVRAWPTLCLIDPEGEVVAAFAGEGHFKELDRRIAALVKTCRELGNLDESPFSYVLEEPVAQSDSLLYPGKICIDPASERVFVSDTGHNRIVVCSLDGKMLECIGSGKTGLADGSFEQATFRKPQGLAVSNGRLYVADTGNHAVRECDLGKRYVFKFAGGGERGDYRTMSGGMDTLLSSPWDLEIVDGMLFIAMAGSHQVWRGAIESRNLRPFAGSGIEGLSDGAGPSAHLAQPSGISHGGDFLYIADSETGAIRRANLLSSGYMETLVGRGLFEFGDEVGRFTATRLQHPMGVQWYEDRLYVADSYNHRVKVLYPKEMSVSNVAGTGRPGCGRGIGGALNEPGGIAVHKGALYIADTNNHRIAVMNLESGELSTLPIRF
- a CDS encoding RNA-binding protein: MNIYVGNLSYATTESDLRKTFEAYGRVDSARVIVDKFTNKSKGFGFVEMSNSSEAQAAINALNGKQQDGRALNVNEARPKTEGGGGGGGGRGGYRGR